The following nucleotide sequence is from Acidobacteriota bacterium.
AACGTCAATTGAGTGCACAGTCGCGGGGTCCGGCGGGATGGGTGTGACGGAATTGGTGCAATGAATCGCTACGACGCAAAACAGGACAAGCGATAGTCGGCGGCAGTTGGTTGTCATCTGTATATACCGTCAAGCTCGGGTTCGCCGCGAAAGCGGCGGCACCTGGAGCGCCTTGTTTTGCGCCCACCCCACTACGAGATAGACGCTATGTACTCGGGCGGAAACTCAAGTTTGCCGAGGGCCGCTCGAAGGCGTGCTGCATACTCAGGGTTGGCCTCGTCGGGCCCCGGTGCTTCGGGTAGGTTGTAACACAAAGCGGGCACGGTCTCGTCTTCCATTGAATGGGCGAGTATCGCTTCCGGTCGATATTGTTCCAGGCCAGCGGCGGTATAGAGCGTTTCGAGTTCGTCGTGAGTCAGCGCAAACACCATACCGTACGCTCGGGCGCCAGGAGTCGGAACGAGCGTGGCACGGCGGCCGATACACAGCATGTAACCGTCAACGTAGGCACGGCGTGGATTCATTGCCACGACTTGGCTCCCGCGAAGAACGTCACTGTCCATGAACAGTCCATAAAAAAATCCGTCGATACGTCGATCCGTCATGGGGTATCCGTAAATATGGCGTCGATGCCTGTCGATTATTCTATCGTCGTCTTCAGATGCGGGCGCTAGTTAGCCGGCATGCCGAGAGATTCTCCAGCGACGGTAGGCAACGAGCAACGCATATGCCAATAGCCCCCAAATCAAACTGTTGGCGACAAGAACGACGAAGAACGATCGACCAGGAAACCAGTCATGCGGTATCGCATCTCCGACGAGCGAGAACGGCGCAAGCACAACCGTCGCGACCCCGTCTATCAGTGATTCACTCGCGGTCCGAGGCCGGAATTCGTCAAATGCCGGCAGGCCCATTCCGATGACGTACATGAAAAGTGCGAAGCTAACGACGAAGTGAATGACTGTGATGAAGCCGATGAAGACTACGGGTCGCATTCGTTTCATTGTGCTTGGCTAACGTTCTTTCGGTCAACTGCGAGCCGCCCCGCGCGGCCTGCTTCGACTCTGGGGATTGTACCCCCTCGGCTTTGGCACTGGCGAGTAAGCGGTAATCGGGCGGGTTAGAAGTGCTAAGAGCATACCGCGAAAAGGGGAGCCGGCGTCGTGCGAGGTCAGGCCGTCGGCTGCACGCGATGCTTAGCCGGTACGCCTGCGTTGACCGACGTCGCAGCGACACTTCTTGCCGGCATTGGATGCGGGCCACAGGGACCAAGTGCGATACCACGGCTTGTACCACAGGCAAAGATCGGGGGACTCGTATTGCTCGAACCTGAACCAAAACGACTCGATCGTTATGTCACCGTCCCTGACCGACACCAAGTGCTTTTCTTGCGTGGCCAACTCGCCGATGGAGAACGGCTTGTCAGATGGGACGTCGAACCAATCGCCATCGTCCACGCGGACGCTGAAGTGCTCGGAGTAATAGCCGCGAGGATCACCATCGTCCTTGACGGGAGCCAGACAGATAGTGCCGTGAGAGGGCACCGCCGGTTCGTCAGCGCCTGTGCTTCCAGTGAGCGTGAGAATCAGAGCGAGGACGAGCAATGGCTTTCTCCGTCTGTTGTTGCACGTGATTAGGCGTCATTCTCTTTTTGCAGATATCTGTTCGGAACATTCTCCAGAGAGGGGACGCGTCGTCCCCCCGCTTCGAGCAAGCTTCGTGCGTTGGCATAGACATCTCGATCACTACGAGCCATCTGTGGAGGAAGTCCGAGCTGAGCGTACGAGACAGGCGTCACGTCGAAACAGGTCGTCTCCCAGTCGAAGCCCTTGCCCCACGTGATGCCGAGAAGACGGATGTCACTTCGCACGCCGGCATCCAGGAGGAGGTGCATGACTGGCTCCGAGCGGTTTCCGTTCGAATTTACCGTGTGGAACAACGGGGTGTGTCCATTCAACCCAAAGTCGTCCACCGCCGCGCGGGAATCGACCTCCGCGCCCATCTCGAGGAGAACTCGGGCGACCCGAAGGTGTCCATACTCCGCAGCTACATGGAGTAGCGATGCACCAACCAAGGGAGTAAAGGCCGAAACCATGGACGTACGGTGTTCCAGGAGTGACGGA
It contains:
- a CDS encoding gamma-glutamylcyclotransferase, with product MTDRRIDGFFYGLFMDSDVLRGSQVVAMNPRRAYVDGYMLCIGRRATLVPTPGARAYGMVFALTHDELETLYTAAGLEQYRPEAILAHSMEDETVPALCYNLPEAPGPDEANPEYAARLRAALGKLEFPPEYIASIS